From one Callithrix jacchus isolate 240 chromosome 2, calJac240_pri, whole genome shotgun sequence genomic stretch:
- the MATR3 gene encoding matrin-3 isoform X8 has translation MLGAQWRGNQPSRAAEEWSQHINGASHSRRCQLLLEIYPEWNPDNDTGHTMGDPFMLQQSTNPAPGILGPPPPSFHLGGPAVGPRGNLGAGNGNLQGPRHMQKGRVETSRVVHIMDFQRGKNLRYQLLQLVEPFGVISNHLILNKINEAFIEMATTEDAQAAVDYYTTTPALVFGKPVRVHLSQKYKRIKKPEGKPDQKFDQKQELGRVIHLSNLPHSGYSDSAVLKLAEPYGKIKNYILMRMKSQAFIEMETREDAMAMVDHCLKKALWFQGRCVKVDLSEKYKKLVLRIPNRGIDLLKKDKSRKRSYSPDGKESPSDKKSKTDGSQKTESSTEGKEQEEKSGDDGEKDTKDDQTEQEPNMLLESEDELLVDEEEAAALLESGSSVGDEADLANLGDVTSDGKKESSEKAVKKDASASAAAKKKLKKRRFPGIMEGFVTLDEVGDEDDSELQKLRKSGMTFKSGDRNDDGLVEIKVDKIEELDQENEAALENGIKNEENTEPGAESAENAEDPNKDTSENADGQSDENKEDYTIPDEYRIGPYQPNVPVGIDYVIPKTGFYCKLCSLFYTNEEVAKNTHCSSLPHYQKLKKFLNKLAEERRQKKET, from the exons GAGTGGAGTCAACATATCAATGGAGCAAGTCACAGTCGTCGATGCCAGCTTCTTCTTGAAAT CTACCCAGAATGGAATCCTGACAATGATACAGGACATACAAT GGGTGATCCATTCATGTTGCAGCAGTCTACAAATCCAGCACCAGGAATTCTGGGACCTCCACCTCCCTCGTTTCATCTTGGGGGACCAGCAGTTGGGCCAAGAGGAAATCTGg GTGCTGGAAACGGAAACCTGCAGGGACCTAGACACATGCAAAAAGGCAGAGTG GAAACTAGCAGAGTTGTTCACATCATGGATTTTCAACGAGGGAAAAACTTGAGATATCAGCTGTTACAACTGGTGGAACCATTTGGAGTCATTTCAAATCATCtgattctaaataaaattaatgag GCATTTATTGAAATGGCAACCACAGAGGATGCTCAGGCCGCGGTGGATTATTATACAACCACACCAGCGTTAGTATTTGGCAAGCCAGTGAGAGTTCATTTATCCCAGAAGTATAAAAGAATAAag AAACCTGAAGGAAAGCCAGATCAGAAGTTTGATCAAAAGCAAGAGCTTGGACGTGTGATACATCTCAGCAATTTGCCTCATTCTGGCTATTCTGACAGTGCTGTCCTCAAGCTTGCTGAGCCCTATGGGAAAATAAAGAATTACATATTGATGAGGATGAAAAGTCAG gcttttattgagatggagacAAGAGAAGATGCAATGGCAATGGTTGACCATTGTTTGAAAAAAGCTCTTTGGTTTCAGGGGAGATGTGTGAAGGTTGACCTGtctgagaaatataaaaaactgGTACTGAGG ATTCCCAACAGAGGCATTGATTTACTGAAAAAAGATAAATCCcg GAAAAGATCTTATTCTCCAGACGGCAAAGAATCTCCAAGTGATAAGAAATCTAAGACTGATGGTTCCCAGAAGACTGAAAGTTCAACCGAAGGTAAAGAACAAGAAGAGAAGTCCGGTGACGATGGTGAGAAAGACACAAAGGATGACCAGACAGAGCAGGAACCTAATATGCTTCTTGAATCTGAAGATGAACTACTTGTCGATGAAGAAGAAGCAGCAGCACTGCTAGAAAGTGGCAGTTCAGTGGGAGACGAGGCCGATCTTGCTAATTTAGGTGATGTGACTTCTGATGGAAAAAAGGAATCTTCAGAAAAAGCTGTGAAAAAAGATGCAAGTGCTTCAGCAGCAGCAAAGAAAAAGCTTAAAAAG CGTCGTTTCCCAGGGATTATGGAAGGTTTTGTCACTCTAGATGAGGTTGGTGATGAGGACGATTCGGAACTTCAGAAACTTCGTAAATCGGGCATGACATTTAAATCTGGTGACAGAAATGATGATGGTTTGGTTGAAATTAAGGTGGACAAGATCGAGGAACTTGATCAAGAAAATGAAGCAGCGttggaaaatggaattaaaaatgaggaaaatacagAACCAGGTGCTGAATCTGCTGAGAACGCTGAAGATCCCAACAAAGATACAAGTGAAAATGCAGATGGTCAAAGTGATGAGAACAAGGAGGACTATACAATCCCAGATGAGTATAGAATTGGACCGTATCAGCCCAACGTTCCTGTTG GTATAGACTATGTGATACCTAAAACAGGGTTTTACTGTAAGCTGTGTTCACTCTTTTATACAAATGAAGAAGTTGCAAAGAATACTCACTGCAGCAGCCTTCCTCATTATCAGAAATTAAAG aaatttctgAATAAATTGGCAGAAGAACGCAGGCAGAAGAAGGAAACTTAA
- the MATR3 gene encoding matrin-3 isoform X10, with amino-acid sequence MLGAQWRGNQPSRAAEEWSQHINGASHSRRCQLLLEMGDPFMLQQSTNPAPGILGPPPPSFHLGGPAVGPRGNLGAGNGNLQGPRHMQKGRVETSRVVHIMDFQRGKNLRYQLLQLVEPFGVISNHLILNKINEAFIEMATTEDAQAAVDYYTTTPALVFGKPVRVHLSQKYKRIKKPEGKPDQKFDQKQELGRVIHLSNLPHSGYSDSAVLKLAEPYGKIKNYILMRMKSQAFIEMETREDAMAMVDHCLKKALWFQGRCVKVDLSEKYKKLVLRIPNRGIDLLKKDKSRKRSYSPDGKESPSDKKSKTDGSQKTESSTEGKEQEEKSGDDGEKDTKDDQTEQEPNMLLESEDELLVDEEEAAALLESGSSVGDEADLANLGDVTSDGKKESSEKAVKKDASASAAAKKKLKKRRFPGIMEGFVTLDEVGDEDDSELQKLRKSGMTFKSGDRNDDGLVEIKVDKIEELDQENEAALENGIKNEENTEPGAESAENAEDPNKDTSENADGQSDENKEDYTIPDEYRIGPYQPNVPVGIDYVIPKTGFYCKLCSLFYTNEEVAKNTHCSSLPHYQKLKKFLNKLAEERRQKKET; translated from the exons GAGTGGAGTCAACATATCAATGGAGCAAGTCACAGTCGTCGATGCCAGCTTCTTCTTGAAAT GGGTGATCCATTCATGTTGCAGCAGTCTACAAATCCAGCACCAGGAATTCTGGGACCTCCACCTCCCTCGTTTCATCTTGGGGGACCAGCAGTTGGGCCAAGAGGAAATCTGg GTGCTGGAAACGGAAACCTGCAGGGACCTAGACACATGCAAAAAGGCAGAGTG GAAACTAGCAGAGTTGTTCACATCATGGATTTTCAACGAGGGAAAAACTTGAGATATCAGCTGTTACAACTGGTGGAACCATTTGGAGTCATTTCAAATCATCtgattctaaataaaattaatgag GCATTTATTGAAATGGCAACCACAGAGGATGCTCAGGCCGCGGTGGATTATTATACAACCACACCAGCGTTAGTATTTGGCAAGCCAGTGAGAGTTCATTTATCCCAGAAGTATAAAAGAATAAag AAACCTGAAGGAAAGCCAGATCAGAAGTTTGATCAAAAGCAAGAGCTTGGACGTGTGATACATCTCAGCAATTTGCCTCATTCTGGCTATTCTGACAGTGCTGTCCTCAAGCTTGCTGAGCCCTATGGGAAAATAAAGAATTACATATTGATGAGGATGAAAAGTCAG gcttttattgagatggagacAAGAGAAGATGCAATGGCAATGGTTGACCATTGTTTGAAAAAAGCTCTTTGGTTTCAGGGGAGATGTGTGAAGGTTGACCTGtctgagaaatataaaaaactgGTACTGAGG ATTCCCAACAGAGGCATTGATTTACTGAAAAAAGATAAATCCcg GAAAAGATCTTATTCTCCAGACGGCAAAGAATCTCCAAGTGATAAGAAATCTAAGACTGATGGTTCCCAGAAGACTGAAAGTTCAACCGAAGGTAAAGAACAAGAAGAGAAGTCCGGTGACGATGGTGAGAAAGACACAAAGGATGACCAGACAGAGCAGGAACCTAATATGCTTCTTGAATCTGAAGATGAACTACTTGTCGATGAAGAAGAAGCAGCAGCACTGCTAGAAAGTGGCAGTTCAGTGGGAGACGAGGCCGATCTTGCTAATTTAGGTGATGTGACTTCTGATGGAAAAAAGGAATCTTCAGAAAAAGCTGTGAAAAAAGATGCAAGTGCTTCAGCAGCAGCAAAGAAAAAGCTTAAAAAG CGTCGTTTCCCAGGGATTATGGAAGGTTTTGTCACTCTAGATGAGGTTGGTGATGAGGACGATTCGGAACTTCAGAAACTTCGTAAATCGGGCATGACATTTAAATCTGGTGACAGAAATGATGATGGTTTGGTTGAAATTAAGGTGGACAAGATCGAGGAACTTGATCAAGAAAATGAAGCAGCGttggaaaatggaattaaaaatgaggaaaatacagAACCAGGTGCTGAATCTGCTGAGAACGCTGAAGATCCCAACAAAGATACAAGTGAAAATGCAGATGGTCAAAGTGATGAGAACAAGGAGGACTATACAATCCCAGATGAGTATAGAATTGGACCGTATCAGCCCAACGTTCCTGTTG GTATAGACTATGTGATACCTAAAACAGGGTTTTACTGTAAGCTGTGTTCACTCTTTTATACAAATGAAGAAGTTGCAAAGAATACTCACTGCAGCAGCCTTCCTCATTATCAGAAATTAAAG aaatttctgAATAAATTGGCAGAAGAACGCAGGCAGAAGAAGGAAACTTAA
- the MATR3 gene encoding matrin-3 isoform X9: MTVCMCSFQEWSQHINGASHSRRCQLLLEIYPEWNPDNDTGHTMGDPFMLQQSTNPAPGILGPPPPSFHLGGPAVGPRGNLGAGNGNLQGPRHMQKGRVETSRVVHIMDFQRGKNLRYQLLQLVEPFGVISNHLILNKINEAFIEMATTEDAQAAVDYYTTTPALVFGKPVRVHLSQKYKRIKKPEGKPDQKFDQKQELGRVIHLSNLPHSGYSDSAVLKLAEPYGKIKNYILMRMKSQAFIEMETREDAMAMVDHCLKKALWFQGRCVKVDLSEKYKKLVLRIPNRGIDLLKKDKSRKRSYSPDGKESPSDKKSKTDGSQKTESSTEGKEQEEKSGDDGEKDTKDDQTEQEPNMLLESEDELLVDEEEAAALLESGSSVGDEADLANLGDVTSDGKKESSEKAVKKDASASAAAKKKLKKRRFPGIMEGFVTLDEVGDEDDSELQKLRKSGMTFKSGDRNDDGLVEIKVDKIEELDQENEAALENGIKNEENTEPGAESAENAEDPNKDTSENADGQSDENKEDYTIPDEYRIGPYQPNVPVGIDYVIPKTGFYCKLCSLFYTNEEVAKNTHCSSLPHYQKLKKFLNKLAEERRQKKET, from the exons GAGTGGAGTCAACATATCAATGGAGCAAGTCACAGTCGTCGATGCCAGCTTCTTCTTGAAAT CTACCCAGAATGGAATCCTGACAATGATACAGGACATACAAT GGGTGATCCATTCATGTTGCAGCAGTCTACAAATCCAGCACCAGGAATTCTGGGACCTCCACCTCCCTCGTTTCATCTTGGGGGACCAGCAGTTGGGCCAAGAGGAAATCTGg GTGCTGGAAACGGAAACCTGCAGGGACCTAGACACATGCAAAAAGGCAGAGTG GAAACTAGCAGAGTTGTTCACATCATGGATTTTCAACGAGGGAAAAACTTGAGATATCAGCTGTTACAACTGGTGGAACCATTTGGAGTCATTTCAAATCATCtgattctaaataaaattaatgag GCATTTATTGAAATGGCAACCACAGAGGATGCTCAGGCCGCGGTGGATTATTATACAACCACACCAGCGTTAGTATTTGGCAAGCCAGTGAGAGTTCATTTATCCCAGAAGTATAAAAGAATAAag AAACCTGAAGGAAAGCCAGATCAGAAGTTTGATCAAAAGCAAGAGCTTGGACGTGTGATACATCTCAGCAATTTGCCTCATTCTGGCTATTCTGACAGTGCTGTCCTCAAGCTTGCTGAGCCCTATGGGAAAATAAAGAATTACATATTGATGAGGATGAAAAGTCAG gcttttattgagatggagacAAGAGAAGATGCAATGGCAATGGTTGACCATTGTTTGAAAAAAGCTCTTTGGTTTCAGGGGAGATGTGTGAAGGTTGACCTGtctgagaaatataaaaaactgGTACTGAGG ATTCCCAACAGAGGCATTGATTTACTGAAAAAAGATAAATCCcg GAAAAGATCTTATTCTCCAGACGGCAAAGAATCTCCAAGTGATAAGAAATCTAAGACTGATGGTTCCCAGAAGACTGAAAGTTCAACCGAAGGTAAAGAACAAGAAGAGAAGTCCGGTGACGATGGTGAGAAAGACACAAAGGATGACCAGACAGAGCAGGAACCTAATATGCTTCTTGAATCTGAAGATGAACTACTTGTCGATGAAGAAGAAGCAGCAGCACTGCTAGAAAGTGGCAGTTCAGTGGGAGACGAGGCCGATCTTGCTAATTTAGGTGATGTGACTTCTGATGGAAAAAAGGAATCTTCAGAAAAAGCTGTGAAAAAAGATGCAAGTGCTTCAGCAGCAGCAAAGAAAAAGCTTAAAAAG CGTCGTTTCCCAGGGATTATGGAAGGTTTTGTCACTCTAGATGAGGTTGGTGATGAGGACGATTCGGAACTTCAGAAACTTCGTAAATCGGGCATGACATTTAAATCTGGTGACAGAAATGATGATGGTTTGGTTGAAATTAAGGTGGACAAGATCGAGGAACTTGATCAAGAAAATGAAGCAGCGttggaaaatggaattaaaaatgaggaaaatacagAACCAGGTGCTGAATCTGCTGAGAACGCTGAAGATCCCAACAAAGATACAAGTGAAAATGCAGATGGTCAAAGTGATGAGAACAAGGAGGACTATACAATCCCAGATGAGTATAGAATTGGACCGTATCAGCCCAACGTTCCTGTTG GTATAGACTATGTGATACCTAAAACAGGGTTTTACTGTAAGCTGTGTTCACTCTTTTATACAAATGAAGAAGTTGCAAAGAATACTCACTGCAGCAGCCTTCCTCATTATCAGAAATTAAAG aaatttctgAATAAATTGGCAGAAGAACGCAGGCAGAAGAAGGAAACTTAA
- the MATR3 gene encoding matrin-3 isoform X15, with protein sequence MLGAQWRGNQPSRAAEEWSQHINGASHSRRCQLLLEMGDPFMLQQSTNPAPGILGPPPPSFHLGGPAVGPRGNLGAGNGNLQGPRHMQKGRVETSRVVHIMDFQRGKNLRYQLLQLVEPFGVISNHLILNKINEAFIEMATTEDAQAAVDYYTTTPALVFGKPVRVHLSQKYKRIKKPEGKPDQKFDQKQELGRVIHLSNLPHSGYSDSAVLKLAEPYGKIKNYILMRMKSQAFIEMETREDAMAMVDHCLKKALWFQGRCVKVDLSEKYKKLVLRIPNRGIDLLKKDKSRKRSYSPDGKESPSDKKSKTDGSQKTESSTEGKEQEEKSGDDGEKDTKDDQTEQEPNMLLESEDELLVDEEEAAALLESGSSVGDEADLANLGDVTSDGKKESSEKAVKKDASASAAAKKKLKKVDKIEELDQENEAALENGIKNEENTEPGAESAENAEDPNKDTSENADGQSDENKEDYTIPDEYRIGPYQPNVPVGIDYVIPKTGFYCKLCSLFYTNEEVAKNTHCSSLPHYQKLKKFLNKLAEERRQKKET encoded by the exons GAGTGGAGTCAACATATCAATGGAGCAAGTCACAGTCGTCGATGCCAGCTTCTTCTTGAAAT GGGTGATCCATTCATGTTGCAGCAGTCTACAAATCCAGCACCAGGAATTCTGGGACCTCCACCTCCCTCGTTTCATCTTGGGGGACCAGCAGTTGGGCCAAGAGGAAATCTGg GTGCTGGAAACGGAAACCTGCAGGGACCTAGACACATGCAAAAAGGCAGAGTG GAAACTAGCAGAGTTGTTCACATCATGGATTTTCAACGAGGGAAAAACTTGAGATATCAGCTGTTACAACTGGTGGAACCATTTGGAGTCATTTCAAATCATCtgattctaaataaaattaatgag GCATTTATTGAAATGGCAACCACAGAGGATGCTCAGGCCGCGGTGGATTATTATACAACCACACCAGCGTTAGTATTTGGCAAGCCAGTGAGAGTTCATTTATCCCAGAAGTATAAAAGAATAAag AAACCTGAAGGAAAGCCAGATCAGAAGTTTGATCAAAAGCAAGAGCTTGGACGTGTGATACATCTCAGCAATTTGCCTCATTCTGGCTATTCTGACAGTGCTGTCCTCAAGCTTGCTGAGCCCTATGGGAAAATAAAGAATTACATATTGATGAGGATGAAAAGTCAG gcttttattgagatggagacAAGAGAAGATGCAATGGCAATGGTTGACCATTGTTTGAAAAAAGCTCTTTGGTTTCAGGGGAGATGTGTGAAGGTTGACCTGtctgagaaatataaaaaactgGTACTGAGG ATTCCCAACAGAGGCATTGATTTACTGAAAAAAGATAAATCCcg GAAAAGATCTTATTCTCCAGACGGCAAAGAATCTCCAAGTGATAAGAAATCTAAGACTGATGGTTCCCAGAAGACTGAAAGTTCAACCGAAGGTAAAGAACAAGAAGAGAAGTCCGGTGACGATGGTGAGAAAGACACAAAGGATGACCAGACAGAGCAGGAACCTAATATGCTTCTTGAATCTGAAGATGAACTACTTGTCGATGAAGAAGAAGCAGCAGCACTGCTAGAAAGTGGCAGTTCAGTGGGAGACGAGGCCGATCTTGCTAATTTAGGTGATGTGACTTCTGATGGAAAAAAGGAATCTTCAGAAAAAGCTGTGAAAAAAGATGCAAGTGCTTCAGCAGCAGCAAAGAAAAAGCTTAAAAAG GTGGACAAGATCGAGGAACTTGATCAAGAAAATGAAGCAGCGttggaaaatggaattaaaaatgaggaaaatacagAACCAGGTGCTGAATCTGCTGAGAACGCTGAAGATCCCAACAAAGATACAAGTGAAAATGCAGATGGTCAAAGTGATGAGAACAAGGAGGACTATACAATCCCAGATGAGTATAGAATTGGACCGTATCAGCCCAACGTTCCTGTTG GTATAGACTATGTGATACCTAAAACAGGGTTTTACTGTAAGCTGTGTTCACTCTTTTATACAAATGAAGAAGTTGCAAAGAATACTCACTGCAGCAGCCTTCCTCATTATCAGAAATTAAAG aaatttctgAATAAATTGGCAGAAGAACGCAGGCAGAAGAAGGAAACTTAA
- the MATR3 gene encoding matrin-3 isoform X11 encodes MLGAQWRGNQPSRAAEEWSQHINGASHSRRCQLLLEIYPEWNPDNDTGHTMGDPFMLQQSTNPAPGILGPPPPSFHLGGPAVGPRGNLGAGNGNLQGPRHMQKGRVETSRVVHIMDFQRGKNLRYQLLQLVEPFGVISNHLILNKINEAFIEMATTEDAQAAVDYYTTTPALVFGKPVRVHLSQKYKRIKKPEGKPDQKFDQKQELGRVIHLSNLPHSGYSDSAVLKLAEPYGKIKNYILMRMKSQAFIEMETREDAMAMVDHCLKKALWFQGRCVKVDLSEKYKKLVLRIPNRGIDLLKKDKSRKRSYSPDGKESPSDKKSKTDGSQKTESSTEGKEQEEKSGDDGEKDTKDDQTEQEPNMLLESEDELLVDEEEAAALLESGSSVGDEADLANLGDVTSDGKKESSEKAVKKDASASAAAKKKLKKVDKIEELDQENEAALENGIKNEENTEPGAESAENAEDPNKDTSENADGQSDENKEDYTIPDEYRIGPYQPNVPVGIDYVIPKTGFYCKLCSLFYTNEEVAKNTHCSSLPHYQKLKKFLNKLAEERRQKKET; translated from the exons GAGTGGAGTCAACATATCAATGGAGCAAGTCACAGTCGTCGATGCCAGCTTCTTCTTGAAAT CTACCCAGAATGGAATCCTGACAATGATACAGGACATACAAT GGGTGATCCATTCATGTTGCAGCAGTCTACAAATCCAGCACCAGGAATTCTGGGACCTCCACCTCCCTCGTTTCATCTTGGGGGACCAGCAGTTGGGCCAAGAGGAAATCTGg GTGCTGGAAACGGAAACCTGCAGGGACCTAGACACATGCAAAAAGGCAGAGTG GAAACTAGCAGAGTTGTTCACATCATGGATTTTCAACGAGGGAAAAACTTGAGATATCAGCTGTTACAACTGGTGGAACCATTTGGAGTCATTTCAAATCATCtgattctaaataaaattaatgag GCATTTATTGAAATGGCAACCACAGAGGATGCTCAGGCCGCGGTGGATTATTATACAACCACACCAGCGTTAGTATTTGGCAAGCCAGTGAGAGTTCATTTATCCCAGAAGTATAAAAGAATAAag AAACCTGAAGGAAAGCCAGATCAGAAGTTTGATCAAAAGCAAGAGCTTGGACGTGTGATACATCTCAGCAATTTGCCTCATTCTGGCTATTCTGACAGTGCTGTCCTCAAGCTTGCTGAGCCCTATGGGAAAATAAAGAATTACATATTGATGAGGATGAAAAGTCAG gcttttattgagatggagacAAGAGAAGATGCAATGGCAATGGTTGACCATTGTTTGAAAAAAGCTCTTTGGTTTCAGGGGAGATGTGTGAAGGTTGACCTGtctgagaaatataaaaaactgGTACTGAGG ATTCCCAACAGAGGCATTGATTTACTGAAAAAAGATAAATCCcg GAAAAGATCTTATTCTCCAGACGGCAAAGAATCTCCAAGTGATAAGAAATCTAAGACTGATGGTTCCCAGAAGACTGAAAGTTCAACCGAAGGTAAAGAACAAGAAGAGAAGTCCGGTGACGATGGTGAGAAAGACACAAAGGATGACCAGACAGAGCAGGAACCTAATATGCTTCTTGAATCTGAAGATGAACTACTTGTCGATGAAGAAGAAGCAGCAGCACTGCTAGAAAGTGGCAGTTCAGTGGGAGACGAGGCCGATCTTGCTAATTTAGGTGATGTGACTTCTGATGGAAAAAAGGAATCTTCAGAAAAAGCTGTGAAAAAAGATGCAAGTGCTTCAGCAGCAGCAAAGAAAAAGCTTAAAAAG GTGGACAAGATCGAGGAACTTGATCAAGAAAATGAAGCAGCGttggaaaatggaattaaaaatgaggaaaatacagAACCAGGTGCTGAATCTGCTGAGAACGCTGAAGATCCCAACAAAGATACAAGTGAAAATGCAGATGGTCAAAGTGATGAGAACAAGGAGGACTATACAATCCCAGATGAGTATAGAATTGGACCGTATCAGCCCAACGTTCCTGTTG GTATAGACTATGTGATACCTAAAACAGGGTTTTACTGTAAGCTGTGTTCACTCTTTTATACAAATGAAGAAGTTGCAAAGAATACTCACTGCAGCAGCCTTCCTCATTATCAGAAATTAAAG aaatttctgAATAAATTGGCAGAAGAACGCAGGCAGAAGAAGGAAACTTAA
- the MATR3 gene encoding matrin-3 isoform X14 encodes MTVCMCSFQEWSQHINGASHSRRCQLLLEIYPEWNPDNDTGHTMGDPFMLQQSTNPAPGILGPPPPSFHLGGPAVGPRGNLGAGNGNLQGPRHMQKGRVETSRVVHIMDFQRGKNLRYQLLQLVEPFGVISNHLILNKINEAFIEMATTEDAQAAVDYYTTTPALVFGKPVRVHLSQKYKRIKKPEGKPDQKFDQKQELGRVIHLSNLPHSGYSDSAVLKLAEPYGKIKNYILMRMKSQAFIEMETREDAMAMVDHCLKKALWFQGRCVKVDLSEKYKKLVLRIPNRGIDLLKKDKSRKRSYSPDGKESPSDKKSKTDGSQKTESSTEGKEQEEKSGDDGEKDTKDDQTEQEPNMLLESEDELLVDEEEAAALLESGSSVGDEADLANLGDVTSDGKKESSEKAVKKDASASAAAKKKLKKVDKIEELDQENEAALENGIKNEENTEPGAESAENAEDPNKDTSENADGQSDENKEDYTIPDEYRIGPYQPNVPVGIDYVIPKTGFYCKLCSLFYTNEEVAKNTHCSSLPHYQKLKKFLNKLAEERRQKKET; translated from the exons GAGTGGAGTCAACATATCAATGGAGCAAGTCACAGTCGTCGATGCCAGCTTCTTCTTGAAAT CTACCCAGAATGGAATCCTGACAATGATACAGGACATACAAT GGGTGATCCATTCATGTTGCAGCAGTCTACAAATCCAGCACCAGGAATTCTGGGACCTCCACCTCCCTCGTTTCATCTTGGGGGACCAGCAGTTGGGCCAAGAGGAAATCTGg GTGCTGGAAACGGAAACCTGCAGGGACCTAGACACATGCAAAAAGGCAGAGTG GAAACTAGCAGAGTTGTTCACATCATGGATTTTCAACGAGGGAAAAACTTGAGATATCAGCTGTTACAACTGGTGGAACCATTTGGAGTCATTTCAAATCATCtgattctaaataaaattaatgag GCATTTATTGAAATGGCAACCACAGAGGATGCTCAGGCCGCGGTGGATTATTATACAACCACACCAGCGTTAGTATTTGGCAAGCCAGTGAGAGTTCATTTATCCCAGAAGTATAAAAGAATAAag AAACCTGAAGGAAAGCCAGATCAGAAGTTTGATCAAAAGCAAGAGCTTGGACGTGTGATACATCTCAGCAATTTGCCTCATTCTGGCTATTCTGACAGTGCTGTCCTCAAGCTTGCTGAGCCCTATGGGAAAATAAAGAATTACATATTGATGAGGATGAAAAGTCAG gcttttattgagatggagacAAGAGAAGATGCAATGGCAATGGTTGACCATTGTTTGAAAAAAGCTCTTTGGTTTCAGGGGAGATGTGTGAAGGTTGACCTGtctgagaaatataaaaaactgGTACTGAGG ATTCCCAACAGAGGCATTGATTTACTGAAAAAAGATAAATCCcg GAAAAGATCTTATTCTCCAGACGGCAAAGAATCTCCAAGTGATAAGAAATCTAAGACTGATGGTTCCCAGAAGACTGAAAGTTCAACCGAAGGTAAAGAACAAGAAGAGAAGTCCGGTGACGATGGTGAGAAAGACACAAAGGATGACCAGACAGAGCAGGAACCTAATATGCTTCTTGAATCTGAAGATGAACTACTTGTCGATGAAGAAGAAGCAGCAGCACTGCTAGAAAGTGGCAGTTCAGTGGGAGACGAGGCCGATCTTGCTAATTTAGGTGATGTGACTTCTGATGGAAAAAAGGAATCTTCAGAAAAAGCTGTGAAAAAAGATGCAAGTGCTTCAGCAGCAGCAAAGAAAAAGCTTAAAAAG GTGGACAAGATCGAGGAACTTGATCAAGAAAATGAAGCAGCGttggaaaatggaattaaaaatgaggaaaatacagAACCAGGTGCTGAATCTGCTGAGAACGCTGAAGATCCCAACAAAGATACAAGTGAAAATGCAGATGGTCAAAGTGATGAGAACAAGGAGGACTATACAATCCCAGATGAGTATAGAATTGGACCGTATCAGCCCAACGTTCCTGTTG GTATAGACTATGTGATACCTAAAACAGGGTTTTACTGTAAGCTGTGTTCACTCTTTTATACAAATGAAGAAGTTGCAAAGAATACTCACTGCAGCAGCCTTCCTCATTATCAGAAATTAAAG aaatttctgAATAAATTGGCAGAAGAACGCAGGCAGAAGAAGGAAACTTAA